A region from the Rosa rugosa chromosome 6, drRosRugo1.1, whole genome shotgun sequence genome encodes:
- the LOC133716147 gene encoding subtilisin-like protease SBT4.3, whose amino-acid sequence MAKHGALLFSYAVTILILTLNLLCNAVDEDRHAHVVYLGSLPDDKLYSPLSHHLSILQRVVGRESAANLLIKNYKRSFNGFSANLTEHEREELANMKEVVSVFPSTTFQLQTTRSWEFMGFNEKIRGNAIVESDVIIGVLDTGIWHESESFKDEGFGPAPKKWKGTCKGGQNFTCNNKLIGARFYSSSDSAKDVIGHGTHTASTAAGNLVKDVSFYGLAQGTARGGVPSARVAAYSVCSADGCKSYDILAAFDDAIADGVDIITVSLGASSAIPIAHDPIAIGFYHAIQKGILTTNAAGNNGPIGGTVSSVAPWMLTVAASSMDRGIIDKVVLGNGRTLVGNSVNSFTSNETGFPIVEGKDVCNKRCTEVQAGHCEDLCIDNDAVKGKIVLCDELTGNVEARRAGAIGTVLKNNIPAFEGVSEVLLLPAVALRDEEYIVVKSYMNSTKHPRANILRSEIIKDDFAPMVASFSSRGPNKFLPEIIKPDVSAPGVDILAAYSPVAPITKSAEDKRRVRYTLLSGTSMACPHAAGAAAYVKEMHPDWSPTAIKSSLMTTTWPMSDTSNFLGEYAYGSGHINPLKAIDPGLVYEPSKEDYINFLCMVFDEADVRLISGLNRNCPTSFDKGSPKDHNYPSLASVVTPTIPFNISFHRTVKNVGLSNSTYKAKILPNSEVDIKVVPEVLSFNSLNEEKTFDVIIVGKALQVGSYVSSSLIWSDGTHNVRSPILIS is encoded by the coding sequence ATGGCTAAGCATGGAGCTCTCCTATTTTCTTATGCTGTCACCATTCTCATACTCACTTTGAACTTATTGTGCAATGCTGTTGATGAAGATAGACATGCTCATGTTGTGTACTTAGGGTCACTTCCAGATGACAAACTGTACTCACCGTTGTCTCACCACCTTAGCATTCTACAAAGAGTAGTTGGGAGAGAATCTGCTGCAAATTTGttaataaaaaattacaaaagaagTTTCAATGGATTTTCTGCCAATCTCACTGAACATGAAAGAGAAGAGCTTGCTAACATGAAGGAAGTAGTCTCTGTCTTTCCAAGCACAACTTTCCAACTTCAAACAacacgatcatgggagttcatgGGCTTCAATGAGAAAATCAGAGGGAATGCCATTGTTGAGAGTGATGTCATCATTGGTGTTCTTGACACTGGAATTTGGCATGAATCGGAGAGCTTTAAAGATGAAGGTTTCGGTCCTGCTCCCAAGAAGTGGAAAGGTACTTGTAAAGGTGGTCAAAATTTCACTTGCAACAACAAGCTCATTGGAGCTCGGTTTTACTCGTCATCAGACTCGGCAAAGGATGTAATAGGTCATGGGACCCACACTGCCTCAACAGCAGCAGGGAACTTAGTAAAAGATGTTAGCTTTTATGGACTAGCACAAGGTACCGCAAGAGGAGGAGTTCCCTCTGCTAGAGTTGCTGCATATAGTGTATGCAGTGCAGACGGGTGCAAATCATATGATATCCTGGCTGCTTTTGATGATGCTATTGCTGATGGAGTTGACATCATTACAGTTTCACTTGGAGCATCTTCGGCAATTCCAATCGCTCACGATCCTATAGCGATCGGTTTTTATCATGCAATACAAAAAGGGATACTAACCACAAATGCTGCAGGCAACAATGGTCCTATTGGTGGTACTGTCTCAAGTGTTGCACCATGGATGCTCACAGTTGCGGCCAGTAGCATGGATCGTGGGATCATTGACAAAGTTGTTCTTGGAAATGGAAGGACACTTGTTGGGAATTCTGTCAACTCTTTCACATCAAATGAAACAGGTTTTCCAATAGTAGAGGGAAAAGATGTTTGTAATAAACGTTGCACTGAAGTCCAAGCTGGGCATTGTGAAGATTTGTGCATAGATAATGATGCGGTAAAAGGAAAGATTGTGTTATGCGATGAATTAACTGGAAATGTTGAGGCCCGTAGAGCTGGTGCAATTGGCACAGTTTTAAAGAATAATATACCAGCTTTTGAAGGAGTTTCTGAAGTTCTCCTACTACCAGCAGTAGCTTTAAGGGATGAAGAGTATATTGTTGTCAAGTCCTACATGAACTCCACTAAACATCCTCGAGCCAACATATTAAGAAGTGAAATTATAAAAGATGATTTTGCACCTATGGTTGCTTCCTTCTCATCACGTGGCCCAAATAAATTTTTACCTGAAATTATAAAGCCAGATGTAAGTGCCCCGGGGGTTGATATTTTGGCAGCATATTCACCTGTTGCCCCTATCACAAAGAGCGCTGAAGACAAGCGGCGTGTGAGATACACTCTACTATCTGGAACATCCATGGCTTGTCCCCATGCTGCAGGTGCAGCTGCATATGTTAAAGAGATGCACCCTGATTGGTCTCCAACTGCCATTAAATCATCTCTTATGACTACAACTTGGCCTATGAGTGATACTAGCAACTTCCTCGGTGAATATGCTTATGGATCTGGACATATCAACCCTCTGAAAGCTATAGATCCGGGGCTTGTCTATGAACCTTCTAAAGAAGATTACATAAACTTTCTCTGCATGGTGTTCGATGAGGCTGATGTTAGACTTATTTCTGGACTGAACAGGAATTGCCCCACAAGCTTTGACAAAGGATCGCCAAAGGATCACAACTATCCTTCATTGGCATCTGTTGTTACACCAACGATACCGTTTAACATTAGCTTTCATAGAACAGTTAAAAATGTTGGCCTTTCAAACTCTACATACAAGGCCAAAATCTTGCCAAATTCTGAGGTTGACATCAAAGTGGTGCCTGAAGTTCTTTCCTTTAATTCACTAAATGAGGAGAAGACTTTCGATGTGATCATTGTCGGGAAAGCTTTGCAGGTTGGATCATATGTGTCTTCATCGCTCATTTGGTCTGATGGAACTCATAATGTCAGAAGTCCAATTCTTATAAGTTAA